The Candidatus Pantoea soli genome window below encodes:
- a CDS encoding general stress protein, with protein sequence MSNPRGGAGNFAMNPERAREAGKKGGQVSGGNFRNNPERAIEAGRKGGKKSRRTVAKVASQ encoded by the coding sequence ATGAGCAATCCACGTGGTGGTGCAGGTAATTTCGCCATGAATCCTGAACGCGCTCGCGAAGCGGGCAAAAAAGGCGGACAAGTCAGCGGCGGGAATTTTCGTAATAACCCGGAGCGGGCCATTGAAGCTGGCCGCAAAGGCGGTAAAAAGAGTCGTCGTACGGTAGCGAAAGTTGCCAGTCAGTAA
- a CDS encoding MFS transporter — MRLKSLQALCLVSFFLADVRDGLGPFLGIFLTQRHWQPNDIGFVMTAGGLAGLLATLPAGIVTDATRHKRTLLLLGCALITAATLGLWFFQQTLIVGMTQVVSGVAAAFIAPVLAGITLGLTGRQGFNRQMGRNEAFNHAGNMSAAVLAGACTWYWGTGSVFVLMTMMAVFTAIFVLAIRGSDIDHDAARGLESAANQDMPRLPALLGNRALMTTGITLLLFHLANAALLPMLSMRVAAQPGGLNPGLYAAATVVISQAVMIPVALWTSARAENSGYARLILLALLLLPVRAMLAASFTGTLAMVPVQVMDGLAAGILGVAVPGYIVTLLRGTGHVNAGQSAVMLMQGVGAAFSPALTGMIASRYSWGVAFTVLSVIALMALALWWQASRPFAPRTA, encoded by the coding sequence ATGCGACTTAAATCGTTACAGGCGCTTTGTCTGGTGAGCTTTTTCCTTGCCGATGTCCGGGATGGACTGGGACCTTTTCTGGGCATTTTCCTGACGCAGCGCCACTGGCAGCCCAATGATATCGGCTTTGTCATGACCGCCGGCGGGCTGGCCGGATTGCTGGCAACGCTGCCGGCCGGCATCGTCACGGACGCCACGCGCCACAAACGCACCCTGCTATTGCTGGGCTGCGCGCTGATTACGGCCGCGACGCTGGGGCTATGGTTTTTCCAGCAAACGCTGATTGTTGGCATGACGCAGGTGGTGAGCGGCGTCGCCGCCGCCTTTATTGCGCCGGTGCTGGCCGGGATCACGCTGGGGCTGACCGGCCGGCAGGGATTTAACCGGCAGATGGGCCGCAATGAGGCATTTAACCATGCCGGTAATATGAGCGCGGCGGTGCTGGCGGGGGCCTGTACCTGGTACTGGGGCACCGGTTCGGTGTTTGTCCTGATGACGATGATGGCGGTGTTCACGGCAATTTTTGTGCTGGCGATACGCGGCAGCGATATCGACCACGACGCGGCACGCGGGCTGGAGAGCGCGGCGAATCAGGATATGCCGCGCCTGCCGGCGCTGCTGGGCAACCGCGCGCTGATGACCACCGGCATCACGCTGCTGCTGTTTCACCTCGCAAATGCGGCGCTGCTGCCGATGCTGAGTATGCGCGTGGCGGCACAGCCGGGCGGGCTGAATCCGGGTCTGTATGCAGCGGCAACGGTGGTTATCTCGCAGGCGGTGATGATCCCGGTGGCATTGTGGACCTCGGCCCGGGCAGAGAATAGCGGCTATGCACGCCTGATCCTGCTGGCGTTGCTGCTGCTGCCGGTGCGTGCCATGCTGGCGGCAAGCTTTACCGGCACGCTGGCGATGGTGCCGGTGCAGGTCATGGACGGTCTGGCGGCGGGCATTCTGGGCGTTGCGGTACCGGGTTATATTGTGACGCTGCTGCGCGGCACCGGGCACGTGAATGCCGGTCAGAGTGCGGTGATGCTGATGCAGGGCGTTGGCGCAGCGTTCAGCCCGGCCTTAACCGGTATGATCGCCAGCCGCTACTCCTGGGGTGTGGCGTTTACGGTGCTGAGTGTGATTGCGCTAATGGCGCTGGCGCTCTGGTGGCAGGCCAGCCGGCCTTTTGCTCCCCGTACGGCATAG
- a CDS encoding ParA family protein, which translates to MITLSLFNNKGGVGKTTLTWNLSVSLAAKGKSVLLIDFDPQCNLSIATLSDQRFANLLRTNAQIPFGQTIRAFGQPYIQQNKTEVIINTPKHPMPQGSGHLDIVAGDFWLNNLSDTLSVGTDLIAGTSVYRFLMPYLISSAAEQATGKEYDYVLIDLPPSFNTLVRSALYCSDYFIVPCTADMFSAYCIGLIGEMLPKFVTDWEQGVARYLSGNPHDPVLPLKGKPKFAGWVFNGFDMRKKQGATVATEVGADLAHRNVISSAVQNALLPSLQSINSYNAVPAFVTNAPVAKVEDMNVMAPDSIIQSVPLKYLKTVRPTQHVLVRGQWAKNQLDLMDKMDAEHDKLADHVIANCI; encoded by the coding sequence ATGATCACTTTATCACTTTTTAATAACAAAGGTGGTGTGGGAAAAACCACACTGACATGGAATCTCAGTGTATCTTTAGCCGCTAAAGGCAAATCAGTTTTGCTGATAGATTTTGACCCGCAGTGCAACTTATCAATTGCGACCTTAAGTGACCAAAGGTTTGCTAATCTTTTAAGAACAAATGCTCAAATTCCTTTCGGGCAAACTATAAGAGCATTTGGCCAACCTTACATACAGCAGAATAAAACAGAAGTGATTATTAACACGCCTAAACATCCAATGCCTCAAGGGTCTGGACATTTGGATATAGTTGCTGGAGATTTTTGGCTTAATAACCTTTCAGATACTTTGAGTGTTGGTACCGACCTCATAGCAGGTACTAGCGTTTATCGTTTCCTTATGCCCTACTTGATTTCCAGTGCAGCAGAGCAAGCAACCGGAAAAGAGTATGATTATGTTCTGATTGACCTTCCCCCATCGTTCAATACACTTGTTCGCTCTGCACTATATTGCTCTGATTATTTCATCGTACCTTGTACAGCAGATATGTTCTCTGCCTATTGCATTGGCTTGATTGGTGAGATGCTTCCTAAGTTTGTTACTGACTGGGAACAAGGTGTTGCAAGATACTTGAGTGGAAATCCACACGATCCAGTTTTACCACTTAAAGGCAAACCAAAATTTGCAGGCTGGGTGTTCAACGGATTCGATATGAGAAAAAAACAAGGTGCTACTGTCGCCACCGAAGTTGGGGCGGACCTTGCTCACAGAAATGTGATTAGTAGTGCAGTACAGAATGCTTTGTTACCCAGTCTGCAATCTATAAATTCATACAACGCAGTGCCTGCCTTCGTTACTAATGCTCCAGTAGCTAAAGTGGAAGATATGAACGTTATGGCTCCAGACAGTATTATTCAAAGCGTACCTCTCAAATATCTTAAAACTGTACGTCCTACACAACATGTTTTAGTAAGAGGGCAATGGGCTAAAAACCAGCTTGATTTGATGGATAAAATGGATGCGGAGCACGACAAACTCGCAGATCATGTGATAGCAAATTGCATCTAA
- a CDS encoding IS3 family transposase (programmed frameshift) — protein sequence MKKRFSDEQIISILREAEAGVSARELCRKHAISDATFYTWRKKFGGMEVPEVKRLKSLEEENARLKKLLAEAMLDKEALQVALGRKFLTTDQKREAVEVMCEAAGLSQRRACRLAGLPLSTCRYSAQRPAADALLSLRITELALERRRFGYRRIWQLLRREGLHVNHKRVYRIYHLNGLGVKRRRRRKGLATERLPLLRPDAPNLTWSMDFVMDALASGRRVKCLTCVDDFTKECLTITTAFGITGVQVTRILDSIALFRGYPATIRTDQGPEFTCRALDQWAFEHGVELRLIQPGKPTQNGFIESFNGRFRDECLNEHWFSDILHAREIINDWRQDYNECRPHSSLDYQTPAEFAAGWRDGKYEEKPTDITN from the exons ATGAAGAAGCGATTTTCCGACGAACAGATCATCAGTATTCTCCGCGAGGCAGAAGCCGGGGTTTCGGCCCGGGAACTCTGCCGCAAGCATGCTATTTCAGACGCCACCTTCTACACCTGGCGCAAGAAGTTTGGCGGCATGGAAGTCCCCGAAGTGAAGCGGCTCAAGTCGCTTGAAGAGGAGAATGCCCGCCTCAAGAAGCTGCTCGCTGAAGCCATGCTGGATAAGGAGGCGCTTCAGGTGGCTCTGGGCCGAAAGT TTCTGACGACAGACCAGAAGCGGGAAGCCGTGGAAGTCATGTGTGAGGCCGCAGGTCTGTCGCAACGTCGTGCCTGCAGGCTGGCAGGCTTGCCCCTGTCGACCTGCCGTTATTCGGCTCAGCGTCCGGCTGCTGACGCGTTGCTGTCCCTACGCATTACAGAGCTGGCACTTGAACGCCGCCGCTTTGGCTACCGGCGCATCTGGCAGTTACTGCGCCGGGAAGGCCTTCACGTCAACCACAAGCGGGTATACCGCATCTATCATCTCAACGGCCTGGGTGTAAAGCGCAGGCGACGCCGCAAGGGGCTGGCGACTGAGCGGCTTCCGCTTCTTCGTCCGGATGCGCCGAACCTGACATGGTCAATGGATTTTGTCATGGATGCTCTTGCCAGCGGCCGCCGGGTTAAGTGTCTGACCTGCGTGGATGATTTCACGAAGGAGTGTCTGACGATCACCACGGCATTCGGGATTACAGGCGTTCAGGTGACACGCATTCTGGACAGCATTGCGCTGTTTCGTGGCTATCCTGCAACGATAAGAACTGATCAGGGTCCGGAGTTTACCTGCCGTGCGCTGGATCAATGGGCCTTTGAACATGGTGTTGAGTTGCGCTTAATCCAGCCAGGCAAGCCAACGCAGAACGGATTTATTGAGAGCTTCAATGGCCGCTTCCGGGATGAATGTCTGAATGAACACTGGTTCAGCGATATTCTTCATGCCCGGGAAATCATTAATGACTGGCGGCAGGATTATAACGAGTGTCGACCACATTCATCTCTGGATTACCAGACGCCAGCTGAATTTGCAGCAGGCTGGCGAGACGGGAAATATGAAGAAAAACCAACCGACATTACTAACTGA
- a CDS encoding recombinase family protein — translation MATVGYARVSTNGQSLDTQLEALSGCEKIFREKISGAKDDRPELHALLDFVREGDVVQVTKLDRLARNTRHLLEVSEYLQVKGVALNILNIGINTATPTGKLMLTMIGAIATFEREMMLERQAEGIALAKQKGKYTGRKATARIKTKEIIDLVEKGLSKAEISRQLGIGITSIYRVIRANRPDLLGNGL, via the coding sequence ATGGCTACAGTCGGTTACGCTCGCGTCTCAACAAACGGGCAAAGTCTGGATACTCAACTCGAAGCACTATCCGGCTGCGAAAAGATATTCAGGGAGAAAATTAGTGGGGCTAAAGATGACCGCCCGGAACTACATGCACTGCTGGATTTTGTCAGGGAAGGTGATGTGGTGCAGGTCACCAAACTGGATCGCCTAGCACGTAACACACGCCATTTGCTTGAAGTGTCGGAATATCTGCAAGTGAAAGGTGTTGCCTTGAACATACTGAACATAGGAATAAATACTGCAACGCCGACAGGCAAGCTCATGTTGACTATGATTGGGGCAATCGCGACCTTTGAGCGAGAGATGATGCTTGAACGGCAAGCAGAGGGAATCGCACTGGCAAAACAGAAAGGGAAGTACACTGGACGAAAAGCTACAGCGAGGATAAAAACTAAAGAAATTATTGATTTGGTCGAAAAAGGTTTAAGTAAGGCAGAGATTTCACGGCAACTTGGAATCGGAATCACCAGCATCTACAGAGTCATTCGTGCTAACAGGCCGGATTTACTAGGAAATGGATTATGA
- a CDS encoding site-specific integrase: MGIMIQPTKNRFGVYHVRKAVPKHLIAILDKREIKFTLDTKDVNEARTRAPAKIIQIDMILRLAEKQLEAEQSLTDADIELIAGVWASKTMQSDELIRERYVVEEQHDDKMGLTHSPENVLIHDWLEDRQRKPNYKSQTWQEERDVSIDKLMAVELEEALEYTPTVLTPVWRNRLAWRLAERRSDLTNAYLMSLRPRLYAKSKGLDSLPEEKPLRLTFADLFARYKEHVRRHEPLRAESRIIAYTTSVNRFIEFIGQKAVKDITVTDLADFRSLIEKLPSRPSKAVRLMPLQSQVNAKGAKISPTRVENILKELSSIFRVAVEDGKLAENPLNKLKKRKVVAGPAVVRSFSPDEIRRIFSLPVFDGETTPHGAMAYWIPVILYYCGARVEEIAQLRKSDIVEVDGIPCIRLAMGEGQSIKMGNTRQFPIHSHLIELGFLNFVQAQTYQLFAKKSEVNRKYSYNYARWWGNYIREHGLIREGIKPTHSFRHTLVTLFRDLNIREEIQDSILGHNENSPAMAKASHGYGEKSVEAQRNAIEQIPRLNLERLESRFPAV; encoded by the coding sequence ATGGGCATTATGATACAACCGACAAAGAACCGATTCGGCGTTTACCACGTTCGTAAAGCCGTACCCAAACACCTGATCGCTATCCTCGATAAACGTGAAATCAAGTTTACTCTTGATACGAAAGACGTTAATGAGGCCAGAACGCGTGCGCCCGCCAAAATCATCCAGATCGACATGATACTCCGACTGGCTGAAAAACAGCTTGAAGCAGAACAATCGTTAACCGATGCGGATATCGAGCTAATTGCTGGCGTATGGGCGTCAAAGACCATGCAGAGTGACGAACTAATCCGGGAGCGGTACGTTGTTGAAGAGCAGCACGATGATAAAATGGGGCTGACTCACTCGCCAGAAAATGTGCTGATTCACGACTGGCTGGAAGACCGCCAACGTAAGCCCAACTATAAGTCACAGACATGGCAGGAAGAACGTGACGTATCCATTGATAAACTGATGGCCGTCGAGCTTGAGGAAGCTCTCGAATACACGCCTACTGTCCTCACTCCAGTCTGGAGAAACCGTCTGGCCTGGCGTCTAGCTGAACGCCGTAGCGATCTGACGAATGCATATCTTATGAGCCTCCGCCCACGACTCTACGCTAAAAGCAAAGGGTTGGATTCATTGCCGGAAGAAAAGCCTCTAAGGCTCACCTTCGCAGACCTGTTCGCACGTTATAAAGAACACGTTCGGCGTCATGAGCCATTACGTGCAGAAAGTCGGATTATCGCCTATACGACATCGGTTAACCGTTTCATCGAGTTTATCGGCCAGAAGGCTGTCAAAGATATCACCGTTACAGACCTCGCAGACTTTCGTTCGCTGATTGAAAAGCTTCCATCCCGTCCATCGAAGGCTGTTCGCCTAATGCCACTGCAAAGCCAGGTTAATGCCAAAGGTGCGAAAATTAGCCCTACTCGCGTCGAGAACATTCTGAAGGAGTTATCTTCGATCTTTCGAGTTGCGGTTGAAGACGGCAAGCTCGCTGAGAATCCACTTAATAAGTTGAAGAAACGCAAGGTTGTTGCAGGCCCGGCAGTGGTCAGGTCTTTCAGCCCGGATGAAATCCGCCGCATCTTCTCATTGCCCGTATTTGACGGTGAAACGACGCCTCATGGTGCAATGGCTTACTGGATACCTGTAATTCTGTACTACTGCGGCGCTCGCGTTGAGGAAATAGCTCAGCTTCGTAAGAGCGACATTGTGGAAGTAGATGGAATCCCCTGCATTAGGCTGGCGATGGGTGAAGGCCAATCGATCAAGATGGGTAACACAAGGCAATTCCCAATACACAGCCACCTGATCGAGCTAGGTTTCCTTAATTTCGTCCAAGCTCAGACCTACCAATTGTTTGCCAAAAAGTCTGAAGTGAACCGGAAATATTCATACAACTACGCTCGGTGGTGGGGTAACTACATTCGTGAACACGGCCTGATTCGGGAAGGGATCAAACCGACCCACAGCTTCCGGCACACTCTCGTTACCCTGTTTCGCGACCTGAACATTCGTGAAGAAATCCAAGACAGCATTCTCGGACATAACGAAAATTCACCCGCTATGGCAAAGGCCAGTCACGGTTACGGAGAGAAGTCTGTCGAGGCCCAACGTAATGCCATTGAGCAAATCCCCAGATTGAACCTTGAGCGGCTGGAATCGCGTTTCCCTGCGGTATAA
- a CDS encoding methyl-accepting chemotaxis protein: MFSTTTPGLFSRLTRLTHSSRSATLRSLQKAIAMVEFTPDGHILTANNLFLERMGYRLEEIVGQHHRIFCTPDTVQSQRYRDFWQRLKRGESFSDKFLRVTKHNHPIWLEANYVPVQDRHGRVKKIVKLASDITARIIDAQEQRAMTSAIDRSMAVIAFNLKGEVLMANDNFLKTTGYRADEILGRHHSLFCPPAIRESDAYRQFWQQLNEGKFISGQFQRINKQGNTFWLRATYNPVFSESGQLYKVVKFATDVTAQVEKSQQEREAAQQAYQTALQTSESTRLGATVIENSVQTINALAGELHGISGDITNLGDSSEQIGAIVASIRQIAEQTNLLALNAAIEAARAGQHGRSFAVVANEVRALAANINRATTEIEKRMEHNHTLAEKALKGIESNLKRADQGVILAQEAGGMMAEIRGSSREVVRAISHVTETLEKN, translated from the coding sequence ATGTTCAGCACCACCACACCAGGTCTTTTTTCCCGTCTCACCCGGCTGACACACAGCAGCCGGTCCGCCACGCTCCGTTCTCTGCAGAAGGCCATCGCCATGGTGGAATTCACGCCGGATGGCCATATCCTCACCGCCAACAATCTGTTCCTTGAGCGCATGGGCTATCGCCTTGAGGAGATTGTTGGCCAGCATCACCGTATCTTTTGCACGCCGGATACGGTGCAGTCACAACGCTATCGCGATTTCTGGCAGCGGCTAAAGCGCGGCGAGAGCTTCAGCGATAAGTTTCTGCGCGTGACAAAGCACAACCATCCAATCTGGCTGGAAGCCAACTACGTCCCGGTGCAGGATCGCCACGGGCGGGTTAAGAAAATCGTCAAGCTGGCAAGCGATATCACCGCGCGCATCATCGATGCGCAGGAGCAGCGCGCCATGACCAGCGCCATCGATCGCTCCATGGCGGTCATTGCCTTTAACCTCAAAGGTGAAGTGCTGATGGCGAACGACAATTTCCTGAAAACCACCGGCTACCGCGCGGATGAGATCCTCGGCCGCCATCACAGCCTGTTTTGCCCGCCGGCAATCCGCGAGAGCGACGCGTATCGCCAGTTCTGGCAGCAGCTGAATGAGGGAAAATTTATCTCCGGCCAGTTCCAGCGCATCAATAAACAGGGCAACACCTTCTGGCTGCGCGCCACTTACAACCCGGTGTTCAGTGAATCCGGCCAGCTGTACAAAGTGGTGAAATTCGCCACCGACGTTACCGCACAGGTGGAAAAGAGCCAGCAGGAGCGCGAGGCCGCACAGCAGGCTTACCAGACGGCGCTGCAGACCAGCGAAAGCACGCGCCTTGGCGCGACGGTCATCGAGAACAGCGTGCAGACCATCAATGCCCTGGCCGGTGAGCTGCACGGCATCTCCGGGGATATCACCAACCTCGGCGACTCTTCCGAGCAGATTGGTGCTATTGTGGCCAGCATCCGGCAGATTGCCGAGCAGACCAACCTGCTGGCGCTGAATGCGGCGATTGAAGCGGCGCGTGCCGGTCAGCACGGCCGTAGCTTTGCCGTGGTCGCCAATGAGGTGCGCGCGCTGGCGGCAAACATCAACCGCGCCACCACCGAGATTGAAAAACGCATGGAGCATAACCACACGCTGGCAGAAAAAGCGCTGAAGGGCATTGAATCTAACCTGAAACGCGCCGATCAGGGCGTCATTCTGGCACAGGAAGCCGGCGGTATGATGGCGGAGATTCGCGGCAGCTCCCGTGAAGTGGTACGCGCCATCAGTCACGTCACGGAAACCCTGGAAAAGAACTAG
- a CDS encoding SpoIIE family protein phosphatase, translated as MQLPDLHAGLPALSSRARARSLCIAVPFVSPAMDNTAVMALFSEHKDLIGLPVVENGTPFGMINRHIFLSQMTRPFFRELYDRKSCIAFMDKAPLVIDAETGLDQVAQQVVASGDKSVTDGFIITEQGRYIGIGLGIDLIRTVSDLQAQQHQQILQSIDYARVIQDAMLDRSKQQMAQQFSDWCLHWQPRDGVGGDYYAFHRDEHGWLALIADCTGHGIPGAFMTVILQSALEKALQQQCHEPAALLQSLNHHIKQTLGQLNASQQTSLSNDGCDAIALRLERATHQLSWASARMHALLQRADGTQHTLSSDRTGVGYTGTPQDYAWPQQQLTLQRGDMLLVMTDGVTDQPGGARQIMFGKKRIQALISHFSALPMPALSAAFAQELLHWQGNQPRRDDVTWFGFRY; from the coding sequence ATGCAACTGCCTGATTTGCACGCAGGGCTTCCCGCCCTGTCGAGCCGTGCCCGTGCGCGTTCACTGTGCATTGCCGTGCCCTTTGTCAGCCCCGCCATGGATAACACCGCGGTGATGGCGCTGTTCAGCGAGCATAAAGATCTGATTGGCCTGCCGGTGGTCGAAAACGGCACGCCGTTTGGCATGATCAACCGGCATATCTTTTTGTCACAGATGACACGCCCGTTCTTCCGCGAGCTGTATGACCGCAAAAGCTGCATTGCTTTTATGGATAAGGCACCGCTGGTGATCGACGCCGAAACCGGGCTGGATCAGGTGGCGCAGCAGGTGGTGGCCAGCGGGGATAAGTCCGTGACCGATGGCTTTATTATCACGGAACAGGGGCGCTATATCGGTATCGGACTGGGCATCGATCTGATCCGCACCGTGTCCGATCTGCAGGCGCAGCAGCATCAGCAGATATTGCAGAGCATTGATTACGCCCGCGTGATCCAGGATGCGATGCTGGACCGCTCAAAACAGCAAATGGCGCAGCAGTTCAGCGACTGGTGCCTGCACTGGCAGCCGCGCGATGGCGTGGGCGGCGACTATTATGCCTTTCACCGCGACGAACACGGCTGGCTGGCGCTGATTGCCGATTGCACCGGCCATGGCATTCCCGGCGCCTTTATGACGGTGATTCTGCAATCCGCGCTGGAAAAAGCGCTGCAGCAGCAGTGTCATGAGCCGGCGGCGCTGCTGCAGTCGCTGAATCACCACATCAAACAAACCCTCGGCCAGCTGAATGCGTCACAGCAGACTTCCCTGTCCAATGATGGCTGTGATGCCATTGCGCTGCGGCTGGAGCGTGCCACTCACCAGTTGAGCTGGGCCAGCGCGCGCATGCACGCCCTGCTGCAGCGCGCGGATGGCACACAGCACACACTCAGCAGCGATCGCACCGGCGTGGGCTACACCGGGACGCCGCAGGATTATGCGTGGCCGCAGCAACAGCTGACGCTGCAGCGCGGCGACATGCTGCTGGTGATGACTGACGGCGTTACCGATCAACCCGGCGGCGCGCGTCAGATTATGTTTGGCAAAAAGCGCATCCAGGCGCTGATCAGCCACTTTTCCGCCCTGCCGATGCCCGCGCTGTCTGCTGCCTTCGCGCAGGAATTACTCCACTGGCAAGGCAACCAGCCGAGACGCGACGACGTCACCTGGTTTGGCTTCCGTTATTAA
- a CDS encoding SiaB family protein kinase has translation MHSASGCRPLPADDVALHYTGFFSPQNITAMGEVIKALLENQQAPLRLRRRLFSSFVEMVQNILRYSQDCRVVLHPEQDFRFGTVTLRVSSDSWVLESSNQVEEAACEQLRDWLESLRSMSQEEIRQAYRAGLRAESPATSKGASIGLLTLARDVSEPLEYELRPLATRGYATFWLKATLHQE, from the coding sequence ATGCATTCAGCTTCCGGCTGCCGTCCGCTGCCCGCCGACGATGTGGCGCTGCACTATACCGGCTTTTTTTCGCCGCAGAACATCACGGCCATGGGTGAAGTGATCAAAGCCCTGCTGGAAAATCAGCAGGCGCCGCTCAGGCTGCGGCGGCGCCTGTTTTCCAGTTTTGTGGAGATGGTGCAGAACATTCTGCGCTATTCACAGGATTGCCGCGTTGTGCTGCACCCTGAGCAGGATTTTCGTTTCGGCACCGTCACGCTGCGCGTCAGCAGCGACAGCTGGGTGCTGGAGAGCAGCAACCAGGTGGAAGAAGCCGCCTGTGAGCAGCTGCGTGACTGGCTGGAATCGCTGCGCAGCATGAGTCAGGAAGAGATCCGCCAGGCGTATCGCGCCGGCCTGCGCGCCGAGAGCCCCGCCACCAGCAAAGGGGCCAGTATTGGTTTACTGACGCTGGCGCGGGATGTCAGCGAGCCGCTGGAGTATGAACTGCGTCCGCTGGCGACCCGCGGTTACGCCACCTTTTGGCTGAAAGCCACCCTTCACCAGGAATGA
- a CDS encoding DUF1987 domain-containing protein, translated as MQNLVIAATDSTPEVSFDFAACRFALRGESWPENAAAFYRPLLSALEQWQPLQPRALDVNIALRYFNSSSTKMLFSLFALFDQLAQNGQQVTLNWFYDAEDDVSEEFGHELALDFTALQVRLQAELTL; from the coding sequence ATGCAAAACCTTGTTATTGCCGCGACCGACAGTACCCCGGAAGTCAGTTTTGATTTTGCTGCCTGCCGCTTCGCCCTGCGCGGCGAATCCTGGCCGGAAAATGCGGCGGCCTTTTATCGTCCGCTGCTGTCCGCCCTGGAGCAGTGGCAGCCGCTGCAGCCACGCGCGCTGGACGTGAACATTGCGCTGCGCTACTTCAACAGCTCCAGCACCAAGATGCTGTTCAGCCTGTTTGCACTGTTTGATCAGCTGGCGCAAAACGGCCAGCAGGTGACGCTGAACTGGTTTTATGATGCCGAAGATGATGTGTCGGAAGAGTTTGGTCACGAGCTGGCGCTGGACTTCACCGCGCTGCAGGTCAGGCTGCAGGCTGAGCTGACTTTATGA
- a CDS encoding GGDEF domain-containing protein — protein sequence MMSLPELFREESEVLTRSQAVAAQSTLSAGDYRDALLLLSRDYQRLMRETYRMISRSDRAERELNRANEQLQQLAQALEYKASHDPLTAVWNRGAIIQRISQTLQHGAAALIILDIDHFKKINDEHGHPMGDRVICALVARIQAHCPEAASIGRIGGEEFTVLLPHYRLADAVIVAGAIHASLNAAPLAVLPGQLVTASLGVSYGKPGSGFDALYSNADAALYDAKNHGRNRVFFR from the coding sequence ATGATGAGCCTGCCTGAGCTGTTTCGCGAAGAGAGCGAGGTGCTCACCCGCTCCCAGGCTGTGGCAGCACAGAGCACCCTCAGCGCCGGGGATTACCGTGACGCGCTGCTGCTGCTGAGCCGGGATTATCAGCGCCTGATGCGCGAAACCTACCGCATGATTTCCCGCAGCGATCGCGCCGAACGCGAGCTGAACCGGGCCAATGAGCAGCTGCAACAGCTGGCGCAGGCGCTGGAATATAAAGCCAGCCACGATCCGCTTACCGCGGTCTGGAACCGTGGCGCCATTATTCAGCGCATCAGCCAGACCCTGCAGCACGGCGCGGCGGCGCTGATCATTCTGGATATCGATCACTTCAAGAAGATCAACGATGAGCATGGCCATCCCATGGGCGATCGGGTGATTTGCGCGCTGGTGGCACGCATTCAGGCGCACTGCCCGGAGGCCGCCAGCATTGGCCGCATCGGCGGCGAGGAGTTCACAGTACTGCTGCCGCACTATCGCCTGGCAGATGCGGTGATTGTGGCGGGCGCGATTCACGCCTCGCTCAACGCCGCTCCGCTGGCGGTGCTGCCCGGACAGCTGGTCACCGCCAGCCTGGGCGTCAGCTATGGTAAGCCGGGTTCCGGTTTTGACGCGCTGTACAGCAACGCCGATGCCGCGCTCTACGATGCTAAAAACCACGGCCGCAACCGGGTGTTTTTCCGCTGA